A region from the Terriglobia bacterium genome encodes:
- a CDS encoding DUF3732 domain-containing protein translates to FYPPDKMPGVVTTRSDAERVELRRYFDFLFDEVRVQQDFQVIVLEHAYFADDKRFIRAVGNRYLEAEKLIPADWPIRPA, encoded by the coding sequence CGTTCTACCCGCCGGACAAGATGCCCGGCGTCGTGACAACCCGCTCCGATGCCGAGCGTGTTGAACTTCGACGGTATTTCGATTTCCTATTTGACGAGGTGAGGGTGCAACAGGATTTCCAGGTGATCGTCCTCGAGCATGCGTATTTCGCGGACGACAAGAGATTCATCCGCGCGGTGGGCAATCGGTACTTGGAAGCCGAGAAACTCATTCCTGCGGATTGGCCCATACGCCCTGCATAG